One region of Cucurbita pepo subsp. pepo cultivar mu-cu-16 chromosome LG03, ASM280686v2, whole genome shotgun sequence genomic DNA includes:
- the LOC111791471 gene encoding short-chain dehydrogenase TIC 32, chloroplastic-like, protein MSIISLITGWPGLSGFGSASTAEDVTQGIDATGLTVIVTGGASGIGFETVRVLAMRKAHVIIGARNVEAANKAKQQILQQNPSAKLDVLKLDLSSITSTTQFAQNFIALNLPLNILINNAGVMFCPFQLSEDGIEMQFGTNHLGHFLLTNLLLEKMKNTAKSSGIEGRIVNLSSIAHVHTYGHGIRFNKINEKKGYSDKRAYGQSKLANILHIKELTRRFQEEGMNITANAVHPGLIMTPLMRHSKLLMRLLRVFTFFIWKNVPQGASTTCYVALHQNLKGVSGKYFLDNNEKRPSSYARDEALAKKLWNFSEDLISSISKV, encoded by the exons ATGTCGATCATTTCCTTGATCACTGGATGGCCGGGGCTCAGCGGCTTCGGATCCGCATCTACGGCGGAGGATGTCACCCAAGGGATCGACGCCACCGGCCTTACAGTCATTGTCACCG GAGGAGCGAGCGGGATCGGGTTTGAAACGGTACGAGTTTTAGCGATGCGAAAGGCACATGTGATTATAGGGGCAAGAAACGTAGAGGCAGCAAATAAAGCAAAACAACAAATTCTTCAACAAAATCCATCTGCCAAATTGGATGTTCTCAAACTTGACCTTTCATCCATCACTTCCACAACACAATTTGCTCAAAATTTCATTGCTCTCAATCTCCCTCTCAACATTTTAAT AAACAATGCTGGTGTTATGTTTTGCCCGTTTCAACTGTCTGAAGATGGGATAGAGATGCAGTTTGGCACCAACCATCTTG GTCATTTTCTGTTAACAAACCTTCTTcttgagaaaatgaagaacactgCAAAAAGCTCAGGAATTGAGGGTAGAATCGTCAATTTATCATCTATAGCTCATGTCCACACTTATGGCCATGGAATTCGCTTCaacaaaatcaatgaaaagaaggg GTATTCCGATAAGAGGGCGTACGGGCAATCTAAGTTAGCCAACATTTTACATATCAAGGAGCTCACTCGTCGATTTCAA GAAGAGGGCATGAACATAACGGCGAACGCGGTGCATCCGGGGTTGATAATGACGCCCCTTATGAGGCATTCTAAGCTTCTAATGC GGCTTTTGCGGGTTTTCACCTTCTTTATATGGAAGAATGTCCCTCAG GGCGCATCAACAACATGCTATGTGGCACTCCACCAAAACTTGAAGGGAGTAAGTGGGAAATACTTTTTGGACAATAACGAGAAGCGACCAAGCTCCTATGCTAGAGACGAAGCACTTGCAAAGAAACTTTGGAACTTCAGCGAGGACTTGATCAGTTCAATTTCTAAAGTATGA